The following is a genomic window from Dryobates pubescens isolate bDryPub1 chromosome 5, bDryPub1.pri, whole genome shotgun sequence.
GTGGTGCCccgggaggcagtggagtcacagtccctggaggtgttcaagaagctgtagatgtggagCTTCAGgctatagtttagtggtcaagGCAGTTGCCctactgttggacttgatgatgtaaaaggtcttttccaaccttaatgattctaatGCTGCTGGGTGTTCTGTGCAAGACAGCCTATGTTCTCACCGTAAGAATCATCTTCGACTAAAGAAGAGACCATGTAAAGATGACCACATTTTGAAGAAGATGGTTTAGTGAAAAGCTGGTATGCCTATTTAGTTGGAAAATGTTCTTAGAGAGTACAATTTTGCACTCAAGCCATTCTTTTAGTAGCAAAGACCCTTACCTTGCAATTTAGAACTGCAGCTGACAGGCTTAAAACTGCAGCGTAGGAGCTCACCCTGCACAGACGGTGAGCAGAATGTAGTCATCACATAGAGGTAACAGTTCAGAGATGGAAAAATCCTCCCAGGCTCCTCATGACAGATCTCTGGCAATAGTCACCCCCAACAATGTATTTTTAGTGTTCTACACAGCCCACTTTTTGCTCATGCTCATCTCAGAGACCCTTTAATTCATAGATACTGTTAAAGCTCACATGACTCTTCAGGGAGATACCTCATAGTATCACTTCTGGATCTGCACTTTCCCACACGGGCTGTATGTTTTGAAGCACGCTGTGGAATAAAGGACAATGCATTTAAACAGCATTAAAGCAGCACACAAACTTTTCAAgtatatattttatttaatttgtaTTTCACAGTCTGTTTCTGTAAAGTTTTAGCAAAAAAGGTCATGTTCTGTAACAGTTCTTAGGCTACTGTAAGTCAGAGCTGGTAATGGACTTTGAAAGGACAGAAAGTGTTTACATTCCAACTACAGCAATAGAATTTCAAAAATACATagtaaaagtaataaaaaatacCAACATTTATTAAAACTCAATAGAAAAACAGCAGTCTGCCTAACCCATCAAAGTACCTTGCCTGCTAATTGTCAGCAGCAACTCATGCCCCAGCAGGTGATCTGAATGACTTTTTAAGACTGGGAGAGAGCTGTTTTCAGTTAACTTGTTAATACAAAGTCTTGCTGCTTCAAGGGCAAACCCCAAATCTGTAAGTTCAGTGCTTACAGGTTTCCAATCAGAGAGGCCAGTCCTGATGTAGTCAACTAAGATTCTCAACAGTTTCAGGCTAACCTATTCTATTAAATTGCAACCAAGAAAGGAAAGCCCTTGCTGTTTAAAGGTGTAACAGGGCTTCCAGGAGTAAAGGTAACTAGGAGAAAAGGAACAGAATGGTACTTGATGGAGTATTTATCACGAGGAGCCTTCCACACCCTTTTTACAGGTGTTGCGTCAAGATTTACAGTTACCTAATGATGTGGTTTCTAAGGAGTCCCAGTTTACATATCATAGTGCCATAGTGGATTTTCCTAGTTCAGCAAATACTATTTAAGTCTGGAGTGTTGCCCAGTAGGAGATTTCTAACCAGCTGCTGGACTTTAttcacagatttatttatttatacaaATTATGCCAGCTGAAAGGCTGATCAGCCTTAACTACTGTAGCCCACCCTCAGTGctgttggggaaaaaatacatgTGGTACTGCATGGACTATGAGAGATTTCTGTCAACCAAAGTCTCCCCATTACCCTCCAAGGTCAGTTCTTCATTCCTTTTACTCTACCAGAGCATAGCTAGGACCTCTTTTCAGCTCCAGGTAGCCCAAGTCCATAATCTTGTGTTCCAAGACAATCACCTCCTAAAAGCATATACATTTTCTGACCTTCTAATTCTCTTACTCTGCTTGTCAAACAGAGAGGAATTTTATAAAGAGTAGAAAAGACTCCATGTATTTTCTCACATCTCACCACTAGGCCTGATCAATGGAACTGCCTTCTactgcctcttctccttcctgtcAGAAGCTCAGAAGAAACAAGCTTCTCCTTTAGGATTCTTTCACAAATGGCCTAAGGTACCATCACATCTATCCTGCCAAATGTGATTCAGTGCAGATACCACAACTGATTCCAAAAGAGTTAGATTTGACATGTCCTACATTATCACACTGTACtatgctgccttcctgcctgctgggtCTGCTGGCTGAGTTTTGATATTGCTGCACTGCGAGGTATGAAACATTCTAGTATGCACAATTATACACAGCGGAGCACAGCCTATGAACACTTCTCTTTTAATCAATTTCCACACACTGCACTAGTCTTCAGCCAATGGGCAGGATACCAGGGAAGTCATGGCCTCTAGCCTGCTACAGCTCCAATAAGGTGAATCCTGCAACACTTCTCTCTAGGCCTACAGTTAGTACAATTACAACTcacatttttcctctttgtAAGGCATGTACAGCATTTCTTTTCATCAGTGTAGAAAGGGAGAAACCCCTTACAATTTCTCTAATGCACCTATTTGAGAAAGATTACAAAAGCATTCTCTGCAGTTGTCTGCAATATTGATTCCCAGAAgcatcagaaaacaaaaaaggtcCACTCTACTTTCAAgtttggtttgtggtggttggtttttttttttgaagaacCTGAAGCAGATACCTGATCAAAGCAGCAAAATACACAGCCACCAAGACTGCACCATATTTTTAAACCATCACCATGAAGAAAAGAACACACCATAAACAATCCAttctcagctctctgcagtctgcctcaggaaaaaaaaaaccctccagatGGGAGTGATGTAACTATTTAGGtaagtgaaatgaaataaatatcTGTAGCACAGTTTTTGTAACATGTGGATCTCTATTAGTAAGGCCTGATATCTTATGCACACAGTGGTGTCAGCTATAGCTCAAAGCAAGCAGGCTAGGAATTTATATATAAAAgtgaaggaaaaatgttttgagGTTTGCTATTGTTTTAAGTCAAGTagataatttcttcttttttaggGAAACTATCAAAGATGacatctctttctttcccctcccctccttcacttccctccacttctccaggtaCATTCATCTGATATCTCTGAATAAAAGGGAGTGAAAGGGGATGGGAGAAGGACTCGTTTCAGTATAGGTCATTatgttgcttttcctttcacatctcctttttgtttctttttttacagCACAGCAAAATCTGACTTCacaggagggggaaataaaaaaaaaataaaaataggacTTTAGGCTTATAAACTACACATATCAAATAATATGCAATTAGTCTTGCCAAATTAATCCTGGTGAATTAATAGATCTCTTAAACTTCTAATTTAAAAAACTCACTACAGTCTTCAATGACAAAGTTTAATCTGCTAGCTACCAAGAAAACTCAAAGACCCTTGGATGCTTATTAGCCATTAGTAAGTATGGCTTTGGAACACACACTTCCAGTGCAAGCCCTGTGATTTTCACTCACTCAGCTGTACAACTCGAGATCAAAAATGCGCTCATCAAAATGTGCCGTACCACTCCGGTCCCAAGAGACTCACCACTTTGCCCAAAGACTGCAGTGAATGCAGACCATTACTTCAGAACAACCAGATCTCCACTAATTCAAGTGTGTTAAAACTCCTAAGCAAGACACAGTGCTACAATAAAGGATTTCACCAATGAAGTTTCCTCTCCTCACCCTAACTACCTTCATTTACTTGCAACTGATGGTAGCCCAATACTGGGGCCTGCTCTGCTGTTCCATTCTCAGAACTGACTATCTGAAGATGGGAACAGGAAGATGCTTGCTTGCAGAATACTGCAAATGACTGTCCTTTCACTGCAAGAATGGCAACATGCCAGCAGAGCACACTCACCAGAGCTTGAGTTCAAGGAAGTACACAGAGTTAGCGTGGAGTTCAAGGTCACACTGTAATAGCAAGTACCACCTCTGTCAAGACCCTCCCACGCTATTCCAGTTCTGTAACTGGTTCTGAAGACAGGCTGTTAATGGCATGCCACTTTGCAAGTCCTGGACTCAAAAATGCTCAAGGAAAAGCTTGAGACAGGAAATAGGAGGCACGGAAACAGCTTGATGAAGAGCTATGTACCTTTTTACTACATATTGGGATAAGATGGATCTTCAAGGTTGCTATCAGCTTTATCAGATCCTGTTAGAGATGCTTCTAGCTTTGCCCATGACTGTGGAGCATTGTTCTTTATTGCCTCTATAAAAAGCTGTGTTTGGTGCTTCAGCAAGTCCAGCTCAGCCTGAGTCACCTGGTTCTGATGAATGAGCTCCTTGGTTTTTAAAGTGATCTCCAGCAGCCCTGACCTGCGTAGCACAACAAGTGTATTCTGAAAGCGTCTGCATTTGCTTTGTTGTTGCAAGAGCAACTCTGGGGTAGCACAAATCTCATCTGGTATCAAGGGGGGGCTCCAGGCAGTAGACTGCACTGCAGTCTGTGCTGCACTCTCGCTCTCACGAGGGGTGCACTTTGTTGCCTGCAGAGTTCCAAAAGGCAAAAGAGGAGTCAAACCCCGCAGTTTCTGAGTGTCACTGGAAACATGATGAAAACCAGGAAGAGCTGACCGTTTTCCACTTGTCGCCACAGCTGAAGAATTTTGCTGGGTAGAATCCTGGGAAGTCTTAAAGCTAACTGGTAGGTGGGCAAAAGGACTAGTGGGCAAGCCTGTGATCTTTGATATGGGAGAAGTCTCCATCTTGGGTGCTTCTGTGCAAAGTCGTTTATGGCAATTGGTTTCCTGACGTTCTTCCAAATCAAAGGAGTGATCTCttttgcagggctgtggtgctatTTTGGGGTAAGAATTCAGGATGGGCAGGTAATCAGCGGAGTCATTTCTCTTCTTCCCGACAGCATGAGGGTTCATAGGAGGTGGAATTGATGGACGAAGAAGCACTAATTGTGGCTGAGCTGGAATCACTTCAAAGGATGGCTGCACAGTCCAAGACTGGAGTTGTGATGAACTCCCCTGAGAAGCACAAATGGGGAAAAACCAGAAGTCTTACAACGCTGTTGTAGAAGAGGATCAAAAAACCTTAAATGAATCAGATGGCCCATGCCATTTC
Proteins encoded in this region:
- the CIPC gene encoding CLOCK-interacting pacemaker → MEVKSLNQPSTPNRFNMAAAESDKDSGYSDGSSECPSAMEQTDSEDALNALCWNAEDGSWQCPVTRSSSFPALSPMVVMKNVLVKQGSSSQLQSWTVQPSFEVIPAQPQLVLLRPSIPPPMNPHAVGKKRNDSADYLPILNSYPKIAPQPCKRDHSFDLEERQETNCHKRLCTEAPKMETSPISKITGLPTSPFAHLPVSFKTSQDSTQQNSSAVATSGKRSALPGFHHVSSDTQKLRGLTPLLPFGTLQATKCTPRESESAAQTAVQSTAWSPPLIPDEICATPELLLQQQSKCRRFQNTLVVLRRSGLLEITLKTKELIHQNQVTQAELDLLKHQTQLFIEAIKNNAPQSWAKLEASLTGSDKADSNLEDPSYPNM